A genome region from Streptomyces pratensis includes the following:
- a CDS encoding DUF4383 domain-containing protein, with protein sequence MATHVMHPSRRHKAGPARGKPTRRKGIHLDEHLPVDHSLSRFYRVGAGLMGLLLLAFGILGLIDRIGFFDTGGDTVGGLNTNGALSILSICVGLLLFVGMVIGGNFASTLNMVLGIAFILSGFVNLALLDTGMNFLAFQMQNVLFSFVAGLLLMMFGMYGRVSGGLPHDNPYWRARHPEQVSREERRTIAPMPEVSKAKRL encoded by the coding sequence ATGGCCACACACGTCATGCACCCCTCGCGGCGGCACAAGGCCGGACCGGCGCGCGGGAAGCCCACCCGCCGCAAGGGCATCCACCTCGACGAGCATCTGCCCGTCGACCACAGCCTCAGCCGGTTCTACCGAGTGGGGGCGGGCCTGATGGGCCTGCTGCTCCTCGCCTTCGGCATTCTGGGGCTCATCGACCGTATCGGCTTCTTCGACACCGGCGGCGACACGGTAGGGGGCCTCAACACGAACGGCGCGCTGAGCATCCTGTCCATCTGCGTCGGGCTGCTGCTTTTCGTCGGCATGGTCATCGGAGGCAACTTCGCCTCGACCCTGAACATGGTCCTGGGCATCGCCTTCATCCTCAGCGGATTCGTGAATCTGGCCCTGCTGGACACCGGCATGAACTTCCTGGCCTTCCAGATGCAGAACGTGCTGTTCAGTTTCGTGGCCGGCCTGTTGCTGATGATGTTCGGCATGTACGGGCGGGTCAGCGGCGGTCTGCCTCACGACAATCCGTACTGGCGGGCCCGCCATCCCGAGCAGGTCTCACGCGAGGAGCGGCGCACGATCGCCCCGATGCCCGAGGTCTCGAAGGCGAAGAGGCTCTAA
- a CDS encoding FmdB family zinc ribbon protein, with amino-acid sequence MPRYEYRCRPCGETFELSRPMAESSDPASCPAGHEDTTKLLSTVAVGGSASAASAAPSSGGGGGCCGGGCCG; translated from the coding sequence ATGCCCCGTTACGAGTACCGCTGTCGCCCCTGCGGCGAGACGTTCGAACTCAGCCGCCCGATGGCCGAGTCATCCGATCCCGCCTCGTGCCCGGCCGGGCACGAGGACACCACGAAGCTGCTCTCCACCGTGGCTGTGGGCGGTTCTGCCTCCGCTGCTTCCGCCGCCCCGTCGTCGGGCGGCGGGGGCGGGTGCTGCGGCGGCGGCTGCTGCGGCTGA
- a CDS encoding O-methyltransferase has protein sequence MTKGNDTKITDELYAYALAHNPPLDAVQRELVETTYAELPDQAGMQSAQEQGPLLAFLVRLTGARHIVEVGTFTGFSALSMAQALPADGVLIACDISEEWTAYGREAWQKAGVADRIDLRLAPALDTLAAMPAEPHIDMAYLDADKGNYIAYWEELVPRMRPGGLVVTDNVLFHGRVTDPLATGATAAIRGFNDHVAADARMDSVLLTVADGLTLSRRK, from the coding sequence ATGACCAAGGGCAACGACACCAAGATCACCGACGAGCTGTACGCGTACGCGCTGGCCCACAACCCCCCGCTGGACGCGGTGCAGCGCGAGCTCGTGGAGACCACGTACGCCGAGCTGCCCGACCAGGCGGGCATGCAGTCCGCACAGGAGCAGGGGCCGCTGCTCGCGTTCCTCGTCCGGCTCACGGGCGCACGGCACATCGTCGAGGTCGGCACCTTCACCGGCTTCTCGGCGCTCTCAATGGCCCAGGCGCTGCCTGCGGACGGGGTCCTGATCGCCTGCGACATCTCCGAGGAGTGGACGGCGTACGGCCGGGAGGCGTGGCAGAAGGCGGGCGTCGCCGACCGGATCGACCTTCGGCTCGCGCCCGCCCTCGACACCCTGGCCGCGATGCCGGCCGAGCCGCACATCGACATGGCCTACCTGGACGCGGACAAGGGCAACTACATCGCGTACTGGGAAGAGCTCGTCCCGCGGATGCGCCCCGGCGGACTCGTCGTCACCGACAACGTCCTGTTCCACGGACGCGTCACCGATCCCCTGGCAACCGGAGCCACGGCCGCCATCAGAGGCTTCAACGACCATGTGGCCGCTGACGCCCGGATGGACAGCGTGCTGCTGACCGTGGCGGACGGCCTGACGCTCTCGCGCAGGAAGTAG
- a CDS encoding HAD family hydrolase, producing MAAGAPVTLVASDLDRTLIYSAASLQLTMPDEQAPRLLCVEVYGRAPLCYMTETAAALLDELARTTVFVPTTTRTREQYGRIHLPGPAPQYAICANGGHILVDGVSDPDWQDHVVRRIGDECASLAEVRAHLQAVGDPSWLLKERVAEDLFAYLVVDRGALPEGWVKELTAWADPRGWTVSLQGRKIYAVPKPLTKSAAMQEVARRCGATLTLAAGDSLLDADLLLAADRAWRPGHGELADCGWGAPNTEVLREKGGAAGEEILRRFLRAADPQRAGR from the coding sequence GTGGCCGCCGGCGCCCCGGTGACGCTGGTCGCCAGCGACCTGGACCGCACCCTCATCTACTCGGCGGCGTCCCTCCAGCTGACCATGCCGGACGAGCAGGCCCCGCGCCTGCTCTGCGTGGAGGTCTACGGCCGGGCGCCCCTCTGCTACATGACGGAGACCGCCGCCGCACTGCTCGACGAACTGGCCCGCACCACGGTCTTCGTCCCGACCACCACCCGCACCCGGGAACAGTACGGCCGCATCCACCTCCCCGGCCCCGCACCGCAGTACGCCATCTGCGCCAACGGCGGGCACATCCTGGTCGACGGCGTCTCCGACCCGGACTGGCAGGACCACGTGGTCCGGCGGATCGGCGACGAGTGCGCATCCCTCGCCGAGGTGCGTGCCCACCTCCAGGCCGTCGGCGACCCCTCCTGGCTGCTCAAGGAACGGGTCGCCGAAGACCTCTTCGCCTATCTCGTCGTAGACCGCGGTGCCCTCCCCGAGGGCTGGGTGAAGGAACTGACCGCCTGGGCGGACCCCCGGGGCTGGACCGTGTCCCTCCAGGGCCGCAAGATCTACGCCGTGCCCAAGCCGCTCACCAAGAGCGCCGCGATGCAGGAGGTGGCCCGCCGCTGCGGAGCCACGCTGACACTCGCCGCCGGAGACTCGCTCCTGGACGCCGACCTGCTGCTCGCCGCCGACCGCGCCTGGCGCCCGGGCCACGGCGAACTCGCCGACTGCGGCTGGGGCGCGCCCAATACCGAGGTGCTCAGGGAGAAGGGCGGCGCCGCGGGCGAGGAGATACTGCGCCGCTTCCTGCGGGCCGCCGACCCCCAGCGGGCGGGTCGCTGA
- a CDS encoding phosphoribosyltransferase, translating into MGEHGPVREHIREEEAVDVEWSGNWVAGRLGVDLVGDGELRELLGLALRRNPKRAHLLVSNVLGKHVPQRPSVVHGVGFELGERVRDLLGEAEARRAVVLGYAETATGLGHAVADGLGVAPYLHSTRRPVAGVAQAGGFEEAHSHATSHLLLPEDPDLLHATAEGSPLVLVDDEFSTGNTVLNTIRALHARYPRDRYVIVALVDMRSEADQGRLADFAEEIGARVDLVARARGTVRLPDGVLEKGRSLVAAHDANDAGQAGHEDGARDTGDVTSGTPAVRPAAARVTLDWPAGVPDGGRHGFTPVHRAALEAALPAMAGRIADALGDARRVLVLGFEELMYAPLRLGTALEEATTADVRYSTTTRSPVLAVDDPGYAIRSRLVFPAHDDPADGPGDRYAYNVAGAGFDAVVTVVDSTADTPALHAPDGLLARLAGHTDQVLLAVVPSYVPSPSGTAVPQGSGTAVPQAGSLLPSASGTFVPQTSDRQEAAMLPEPLRGPAFSSYAADDVGWLLQDLSDTSLEAPTEEREEAIQSGGAHYAESLPVEYQPSPQYQELFRAALDTSAARIARAVGTVTETVLAERGPRPVLVSLARAGTPVGVLMRRWAQHRHGLDLPHYAVSIVRGRGIDANALRWLAAHHDPADVVFVDGWTGKGAITRELAAALDDFEGFDPEIAVLADPGGCVRTYGTREDFLIPSACLNSTVSGLISRTVLRSDLVGPHDFHGAKFYRELADSDVSGAFLDTIAARFDEVAGAVDAEAKELLAADRAPTWEGWAAVERISEEYGIHDVNLVKPGVGETTRVLLRRVPWKILAKRGAGADLAHVRLLAEQRGVPVEEVDELPYTCVGLIHPKYTRGATGADGTAVTTK; encoded by the coding sequence ATGGGCGAGCACGGGCCGGTACGCGAACACATACGGGAAGAAGAGGCAGTGGACGTGGAGTGGTCGGGTAACTGGGTCGCCGGGCGACTCGGGGTGGATCTCGTCGGCGACGGGGAACTCCGGGAGCTGCTGGGCCTCGCCCTGCGCCGAAACCCGAAGCGGGCCCACCTGCTCGTGTCGAACGTCCTGGGCAAGCACGTGCCGCAGCGGCCGTCCGTCGTCCACGGCGTGGGCTTCGAGCTCGGCGAACGGGTGCGGGACCTGCTGGGCGAGGCGGAGGCCCGCCGTGCCGTCGTCCTCGGCTACGCGGAGACGGCGACGGGCCTCGGCCACGCCGTCGCGGACGGGCTGGGGGTGGCTCCGTACCTCCACTCGACGCGGCGGCCCGTCGCCGGTGTCGCGCAGGCCGGCGGCTTCGAGGAGGCCCACTCGCACGCCACCTCCCATCTGCTGCTGCCCGAGGACCCGGACCTGCTGCACGCCACAGCGGAGGGCTCCCCGCTGGTCCTGGTCGACGACGAGTTCTCCACCGGCAACACCGTCCTCAACACCATCCGGGCCCTCCACGCGCGCTACCCCAGGGACCGGTACGTCATCGTCGCCCTGGTGGACATGCGGTCCGAGGCCGACCAGGGGCGTCTCGCCGACTTCGCCGAGGAGATCGGCGCCCGCGTCGACCTGGTGGCCCGCGCGCGGGGCACGGTGCGCCTGCCGGACGGTGTCCTGGAGAAGGGCCGCAGCCTGGTGGCCGCGCACGACGCGAACGACGCGGGTCAGGCCGGCCACGAGGACGGCGCGCGCGACACCGGCGACGTGACGAGCGGGACGCCCGCCGTACGGCCCGCCGCCGCGCGCGTGACGCTCGACTGGCCGGCCGGCGTACCCGACGGCGGACGCCACGGCTTCACCCCCGTCCACCGCGCAGCCCTGGAAGCCGCCCTCCCGGCCATGGCAGGCCGTATCGCGGACGCCCTGGGCGATGCCCGCAGGGTGCTCGTCCTGGGCTTCGAGGAGCTGATGTACGCGCCCCTGCGGCTCGGCACCGCGCTGGAGGAGGCCACCACGGCCGACGTGCGCTACTCCACCACCACCCGCTCGCCCGTGCTCGCCGTGGACGACCCCGGCTACGCGATACGCAGCCGCCTCGTCTTCCCCGCCCACGACGACCCCGCCGACGGACCGGGCGACCGGTACGCGTACAACGTCGCGGGCGCGGGGTTCGACGCCGTCGTCACCGTCGTCGACTCCACCGCCGACACCCCCGCTCTGCACGCCCCGGACGGACTGCTGGCCAGACTCGCGGGGCACACGGACCAGGTCCTGCTCGCCGTCGTCCCCTCGTACGTCCCTTCGCCCTCCGGCACGGCTGTGCCCCAGGGCTCCGGCACGGCTGTGCCCCAGGCCGGATCGCTCCTGCCCTCGGCCTCGGGGACGTTCGTGCCGCAGACCTCCGACAGGCAGGAAGCCGCCATGCTGCCCGAACCGCTCCGGGGCCCCGCCTTCTCCTCCTACGCGGCGGACGACGTCGGGTGGCTCCTCCAGGACCTCTCGGACACGTCCCTGGAGGCTCCCACCGAGGAGCGCGAGGAGGCGATCCAGAGCGGCGGCGCCCACTACGCCGAATCGCTGCCCGTCGAATACCAGCCCAGCCCTCAGTATCAGGAGCTGTTCAGGGCCGCCCTGGACACCTCGGCGGCCCGTATCGCCCGGGCCGTCGGCACCGTCACCGAGACCGTCCTCGCCGAAAGGGGGCCGCGCCCCGTCCTGGTCTCCCTCGCCCGGGCCGGTACCCCCGTCGGGGTCCTCATGCGCCGATGGGCCCAGCACAGGCACGGCCTCGACCTGCCGCACTACGCCGTCTCCATCGTCCGGGGCCGGGGCATCGACGCCAACGCCCTGCGCTGGCTGGCCGCCCACCACGACCCCGCGGACGTCGTCTTCGTCGACGGCTGGACCGGGAAGGGCGCCATCACCCGCGAACTCGCCGCAGCCCTCGACGATTTCGAGGGATTCGACCCTGAGATCGCCGTACTGGCCGACCCCGGCGGCTGCGTGAGGACGTACGGGACGCGCGAGGACTTCCTCATCCCGTCGGCCTGCCTCAACTCCACGGTGTCCGGGCTGATCTCCCGCACGGTCCTGCGCTCCGACCTCGTCGGCCCGCACGACTTCCACGGCGCGAAGTTCTACCGAGAGCTCGCGGACTCCGATGTCTCCGGCGCGTTCCTCGACACGATCGCCGCCCGCTTCGACGAGGTCGCCGGCGCCGTGGACGCCGAGGCCAAGGAACTGCTCGCCGCGGACCGGGCCCCCACCTGGGAGGGCTGGGCCGCCGTCGAACGCATCAGCGAGGAGTACGGCATCCACGACGTGAACCTGGTCAAACCCGGCGTCGGCGAGACGACCCGGGTGCTGCTTCGCCGAGTTCCCTGGAAGATCCTGGCCAAGCGGGGGGCCGGCGCTGACCTCGCCCACGTACGGCTGCTCGCCGAGCAGCGCGGCGTCCCCGTCGAGGAGGTGGATGAACTCCCGTACACCTGTGTCGGGCTGATCCACCCCAAGTACACCCGCGGCGCCACCGGCGCGGACGGCACGGCGGTGACGACGAAGTGA
- a CDS encoding HpcH/HpaI aldolase/citrate lyase family protein, producing MRHFGHISPAVREGLFFREPCEFDTGSSSRMLSVALGATLYSPATRPRLADDVIKQAGQGVVSMVLCLEDSIDDAEVVGAEANLVQQFADLDARDADVPLLFVRVREPGQISDLVRRLGSSVRLLSGFVLPKFTEERGELFLEALTAAEADSGHRLFAMPVLESPELLHLETRGETLRGIARTVDKYRERVLALRLGVTDFCSAYGLRRAPDMTAYDVQIVGAVIGDVVNVLGRADGTGFTITGPVWEYFRLQERMFKPQLRRSPFMGQAEELRTTLIEHDLDGLLREIELDRANGLLGKTCIHPSHVLPVHALSVVSHEEYSDAQDILRPESGGGGVLRSAYTNKMNEVKPHRAWAERTLQRAEVFGVAREDVGFVELLAAGVTS from the coding sequence ATGCGTCATTTCGGGCACATCTCGCCCGCTGTCCGGGAGGGTCTGTTCTTCAGGGAGCCCTGCGAATTCGACACGGGTTCCTCCTCCCGCATGCTGTCCGTGGCGCTGGGCGCCACGCTCTACAGCCCCGCGACCCGGCCCAGACTGGCCGACGACGTGATCAAGCAGGCCGGGCAGGGTGTCGTGTCCATGGTGCTCTGCCTGGAGGATTCCATCGACGACGCCGAAGTCGTCGGTGCCGAGGCCAACCTGGTCCAGCAGTTCGCCGACCTCGACGCGCGGGACGCGGACGTGCCCCTGCTCTTCGTCAGGGTCCGTGAACCGGGGCAGATCTCCGACCTCGTGCGGCGGCTCGGAAGCTCCGTCCGATTGTTGTCCGGATTCGTACTTCCCAAATTCACGGAGGAGCGGGGCGAGCTGTTCCTGGAGGCCCTCACCGCGGCGGAGGCGGACAGCGGTCACCGGCTGTTCGCCATGCCCGTCCTCGAATCACCCGAGTTGCTGCACCTGGAGACCAGGGGCGAGACCCTCCGGGGAATCGCCCGCACCGTCGACAAGTACCGCGAGCGGGTCCTGGCCCTGCGGCTCGGCGTCACCGACTTCTGCTCCGCCTACGGTCTGCGCCGGGCACCCGACATGACGGCGTACGACGTCCAGATCGTCGGCGCCGTCATCGGGGACGTCGTCAACGTGCTGGGCAGGGCGGACGGCACCGGCTTCACCATCACCGGACCCGTATGGGAGTACTTCCGCCTCCAGGAGCGGATGTTCAAGCCCCAGCTGCGCCGCAGTCCCTTCATGGGGCAGGCCGAGGAGCTGCGTACCACCCTCATCGAGCACGACCTCGACGGGCTGCTGCGCGAGATCGAGCTCGACCGGGCCAACGGGCTGCTCGGCAAGACCTGTATCCATCCGTCCCACGTCCTGCCCGTGCACGCCCTTTCGGTCGTCAGCCACGAGGAGTACAGCGACGCGCAGGACATCCTGCGTCCGGAGAGCGGCGGCGGCGGAGTGCTGCGCTCCGCCTATACGAACAAGATGAACGAAGTGAAGCCGCACCGCGCCTGGGCCGAGCGGACCCTGCAGCGCGCCGAGGTCTTCGGCGTGGCCCGGGAGGACGTCGGTTTCGTGGAGCTCCTGGCCGCCGGCGTGACGAGCTGA
- a CDS encoding TerD family protein encodes MTAMTHAMLKGSNVPLDATAVRAVLRWTPGAGVPDVDASALLIDPSGRVRSDEDFVFYNQPRHPSGLVRRLPKRSSPEGLTDTIEADLSSLDPSVDQVVIAASCDEAPFERVTDLRISLYDAASADGEPLAVFDVRAETGEETAVICGELYRRGDGWKFRAVGQGYPTGLVGLATAFGISVDEAEAASEPGPAAVPSTGETSASLPPAREPTAPEPDSQATVQHQQPAYGYPQPSVAPQPAYGYPQPPTAAPQPAYGYPQPAAAQPAYGYPQPAAAAAHAADPNFTLPPQGPQFLRS; translated from the coding sequence ATGACCGCCATGACGCACGCGATGCTGAAGGGTTCGAACGTCCCTCTCGACGCCACGGCCGTACGGGCCGTGCTGCGCTGGACCCCGGGCGCGGGCGTCCCGGATGTGGACGCCTCCGCCCTGTTGATCGACCCCTCCGGGCGGGTGCGTTCCGACGAGGACTTCGTCTTCTACAACCAGCCGCGGCATCCTTCGGGCCTGGTCCGGCGCCTGCCCAAGCGCAGCTCCCCCGAAGGGCTCACGGACACGATCGAGGCGGACCTCTCCTCGCTCGACCCCTCCGTGGACCAGGTGGTGATCGCCGCGTCCTGCGACGAGGCACCGTTCGAACGCGTGACGGATCTGCGGATATCGCTCTACGACGCGGCGTCCGCCGACGGCGAGCCGCTCGCTGTCTTCGACGTGCGCGCGGAGACCGGTGAGGAGACCGCGGTCATCTGCGGCGAGCTGTACCGGCGCGGTGACGGCTGGAAGTTCCGGGCGGTGGGGCAGGGGTACCCCACGGGCCTCGTCGGACTGGCCACCGCCTTCGGGATCTCGGTGGACGAGGCGGAAGCCGCCTCCGAGCCCGGCCCCGCGGCCGTGCCCAGCACCGGCGAGACGTCCGCGTCGCTCCCGCCCGCCCGCGAGCCCACCGCGCCCGAGCCGGACTCCCAGGCCACGGTCCAGCACCAGCAGCCCGCCTACGGCTACCCGCAGCCGTCCGTGGCGCCCCAGCCGGCCTACGGCTACCCGCAGCCGCCCACCGCCGCTCCCCAGCCCGCCTACGGCTATCCGCAGCCCGCGGCGGCCCAGCCCGCGTACGGCTACCCGCAGCCCGCGGCCGCGGCGGCGCACGCCGCCGACCCGAATTTCACGCTGCCCCCGCAGGGTCCGCAGTTCCTCCGGTCCTGA
- a CDS encoding TerD family protein, producing the protein MAFWDGLFPRRAAQFESGNSATSSIVLSKRNATVSLNKQGALTGNLRVNLSWRMRTSDFGGRSRQSGRLLRPLKLFKPDVVQAHTQGMVNVDLDLGCMYELADGTKGVVQPLGNFIGDLNAAPYVRLSGDDRFGAPSGETVYVNLDKRDEIKRLLFFVYIYDQTPAFDRTHAKVTLYPGNGPRIEIELDERAPQARSCAVFTVDNVKGELIVRREVKFVYGFQSELDRMYGFGMQWGRGYKTRA; encoded by the coding sequence ATGGCCTTCTGGGACGGCCTTTTTCCGCGGCGGGCGGCGCAGTTCGAGTCGGGTAACTCCGCGACGAGCTCGATCGTGCTCTCCAAGCGCAATGCCACGGTCTCGCTGAACAAGCAGGGCGCGCTGACCGGCAATCTGCGCGTCAACCTGTCGTGGCGGATGCGTACGTCGGACTTCGGCGGCAGGTCGCGGCAGAGCGGCCGGCTGCTGCGTCCGCTGAAGCTCTTCAAGCCCGACGTCGTCCAGGCGCACACCCAGGGCATGGTCAACGTCGACCTCGACCTGGGCTGCATGTACGAGCTGGCGGACGGGACGAAGGGGGTCGTCCAGCCCCTGGGCAACTTCATCGGCGACCTGAACGCGGCCCCGTACGTCAGGCTCAGCGGCGACGACCGTTTCGGCGCGCCGTCAGGCGAGACCGTCTACGTCAACCTCGACAAGCGCGACGAGATCAAGCGCCTGCTGTTCTTCGTGTACATCTACGACCAGACCCCGGCCTTCGACCGCACGCACGCCAAGGTCACGCTCTATCCGGGCAACGGTCCGCGCATCGAGATCGAGCTGGACGAACGGGCCCCGCAGGCCCGCTCCTGCGCGGTGTTCACCGTGGACAACGTCAAGGGCGAGCTGATCGTGCGGCGCGAGGTGAAGTTCGTCTACGGCTTCCAGTCGGAGCTGGACCGGATGTACGGCTTCGGTATGCAGTGGGGGCGCGGCTACAAGACGCGGGCCTGA
- a CDS encoding DUF475 domain-containing protein yields the protein MVLKTFGWSFAVTALGLVAAVFYGGWQAFGIVAILSILEISLSFDNAVINAGILKKMSAFWQKIFLTIGILIAVFGMRLVFPVVIVAISAQLGPIEAIDLSFNDPDRYKELVTDAHPSIAAFGGMFLLMIFLDFIFEDRDIKWLGWIERPLSKLGKVDMLSVCVALIILMITAMTFATHAHQHGGGHADKAETVMLSGIAGLITYLVVGGLSGFFENKLEEEEEREHEAEEEARKAGKPVSGVVLAGKAAFFMFLYLEVLDASFSFDGVIGAFAITNEIVLMALGLGIGAMYVRSLTVYLVRQGTLDDYVYLEHGAHYAIGALAVILLVTIQYEINELITGSVGVILIGWSFWSSVRRNKALAAAGGDGGGSDSKAEASSGV from the coding sequence GTGGTTCTGAAAACCTTCGGCTGGTCGTTCGCGGTCACCGCGCTCGGCCTGGTCGCAGCGGTGTTCTACGGGGGGTGGCAGGCATTCGGCATCGTCGCGATCCTGTCGATCCTGGAGATCTCGCTGTCCTTCGACAACGCGGTGATCAACGCCGGAATCCTGAAGAAGATGAGCGCCTTCTGGCAGAAGATCTTCCTCACCATCGGCATCCTCATCGCCGTCTTCGGTATGCGGCTCGTCTTCCCCGTCGTGATCGTGGCGATCAGCGCCCAGCTCGGCCCCATCGAGGCCATTGATCTTTCCTTCAACGACCCCGACCGGTACAAGGAGCTGGTGACGGACGCCCACCCGTCCATCGCCGCCTTCGGCGGGATGTTCCTGCTCATGATCTTCCTCGACTTCATCTTCGAGGACCGTGACATCAAGTGGCTCGGCTGGATCGAGCGCCCGCTCTCCAAGCTCGGCAAGGTCGACATGCTGTCGGTCTGCGTCGCGCTCATCATCCTGATGATCACCGCCATGACGTTCGCGACCCACGCCCACCAGCACGGTGGCGGTCACGCGGACAAGGCGGAGACCGTCATGCTCTCGGGCATCGCGGGTCTGATCACGTACCTCGTGGTCGGCGGTCTCTCCGGATTCTTCGAGAACAAGCTCGAGGAGGAGGAGGAGCGCGAGCACGAGGCCGAGGAAGAGGCCAGGAAGGCCGGCAAGCCGGTCTCCGGCGTCGTCCTGGCGGGCAAGGCCGCGTTCTTCATGTTCCTCTACCTCGAGGTCCTCGACGCCTCCTTCTCGTTCGACGGTGTCATCGGCGCCTTCGCCATCACCAACGAGATCGTGCTGATGGCCCTCGGTCTCGGTATCGGCGCCATGTACGTCCGTTCGCTCACCGTGTACCTGGTCCGCCAGGGCACGCTCGACGACTACGTCTACCTGGAGCACGGCGCGCACTACGCGATCGGCGCCCTCGCGGTCATCCTGTTGGTCACCATCCAGTACGAGATCAACGAGCTCATCACCGGTTCCGTCGGGGTCATCCTGATCGGCTGGTCCTTCTGGTCCTCGGTGCGCCGCAACAAGGCGCTCGCGGCGGCAGGCGGCGACGGCGGCGGCTCCGATTCCAAGGCGGAAGCCTCCTCCGGGGTGTGA